One Rosa chinensis cultivar Old Blush chromosome 3, RchiOBHm-V2, whole genome shotgun sequence DNA window includes the following coding sequences:
- the LOC112194507 gene encoding uncharacterized protein LOC112194507 codes for MMNLTKLDFVALDISGKNYLSWAFNAKIHLEAQYLGTTIKEENNTSPQNKDKAMIFLRHHLHQRLNDEYLTVKDPLELWTGLADMFAHQKTIVLPKANYEWTHLRLQDYNSVIDYNSTMFRITSQMNLCGEPITQEMMLEKTFSTFHASNMVLQQQHRERGFTKYSDLISCLLVAEQNNELLMKNHQYGLTLQDHSHSLK; via the coding sequence ATGATGAATTTGACAAAATTGGATTTTGTCGCCCTTGACATCTCTGGCAAGAACTACTTGTCTTGGGCTTTTAATGCCAAGATCCATCTCGAAGCTCAGTACCTTGGGACAACAATCAAGGAAGAAAACAACACATCCCCACAGAATAAAGATAAGGCCATGATCTTTCTACGTCATCATCTCCATCAGAGATTGAATGATGAATACTTAACAGTCAAGGATCCCCTTGAGCTATGGACAGGTTTGGCAGATATGTTCGCTCACCAAAAGACTATTGTGCTCCCCAAGGCAAATTATGAATGGACGCATCTACGCCTTCAAGACTACAATTCTGTGATCGACTACAACTCTACCATGTTTAGGATCACCTCCCAAATGAATCTTTGTGGAGAACCTATCACTCAGGAGATGATGCTTGAGAAAACATTCTCCACATTCCATGCCTCAAATATGGTCTTACAGCAACAACACCGAGAAAGAGGATTCACCAAATACTCTGATCTAATCTCTTGTCTCCTGGTGGCTGAGCAAAATAATGAGCTCCTAATGAAGAACCATCAGTACGGTCTCACCTTACAGGATCACAGCCATTCCCTGAAGTGA